AAGTATTCAAATCTCTTCCTATTCAAAACACAATAACTCGTGTAAAATGGCACCCATCGAAAAATATAATTGCTGTAGCTACTCAAATGTCAGGTGATAAATCAAGCATTATAGATTTAGACACGAATAAAAAAATTGAATTAAACGGAATTTCACCTGACGGAGCAAGAGGAATCGATTGGAATTATACCGGTGAATATTTGGCAGTTACAGACAATGACGGAAAGATATTTATTTTCAATAGTAAAGGAGATTTAATTAGACAAATCAATAACGAAAACACAAAAACTTTAACCGCTGTTAATTGGCATCCCAAAAAAAACATTTTTATAACCGTTTCGGACAAAATACGTTTATTTGACATTAGCGGTAATCTGTTGAATTCTATACAAAACAGAGAAGAAGAAGTAATGATATTGAGTGTTGCTTGGCACAATTCGGGTTCTTTCTTTGTAACGGGCGACTATGGAGACGAAAAAACCAAATCTTTACTTCAATATTGGGATGAAAACGGAAAATTATTAAAGTCTATTGATATCAGTAAAGGTGAATACAGGAATTTGGCTTGGAACTCAAAAGGAACCCAGTTAGCATCAGCGAGTGATGCATTGAGAATTTGGGACACTAAAGGCAACCTTGCTTCAGAAGGCAATTCTGAAGATTATTTATGGGGCGTTTCTTGGAATAAACAAGGAGACAAAATTATTACTTCGAGCATGGAACAAAGAATTATACTTTGGAATAATAAAGCCAAAAGAATAATCACAATAGAATAAAAGAAGAAAACTCCAAAATCAAATGACTTTGGAGTTTTTAATTATAATTAAAACTTTCATTTAGCTTAGAGAAATAAATTTTCTTATTCTAATTCAAATAGTACTTCTACATCTCCAGCACCAAGCGCATCATTTAAACCAGTTGTGTCATCAATACGTCCAAGATTGGTGTAACTGTAAGATGTTGTGAAAGATTTATAAAAAAGAACCAATGTATTATTGCCATACAACATCAGGTCTCCATTTTGAATATTTAATAAATTAGAAGTATTAACAGGTAAATTATCCGAGAGATTAAAATATTTCTCATTACCATTTAGCTCTTTCATAATGATTTTCATAGGTAACATTGCTTTAAAAGCAACTCCTGTAGCATTGTCTGAAAGTGTAACACTGAATGTTTTTAAACCAATCTTAATTCTTATTTTACTATTCATTACTTCGTTATTTATTGAATTTGTAGTATGCTTCTCTTCTTCTTTACTGCAAGATGCGAAAACTTTCAAAAAAGAAAACACTATAATAATTATTAAAAAAAAATGTTTCATTATCTTAACATTTTGAATATTAGAAACTTAAAAACAATACTATCCTTTTAAATATTTTGTAAAAAAGTCTTGTAGTTTATCAAACGGAATTAAATCTGTTTTATCATAAAGATCTACGTGACCTGTATTCGGAACATAATATAATTCTTTTGGTTCAGCAGCCCGTTTATAAGCATCTTCACTAAATTCTTTAGAATGCGCTTTATCTCCAGTGATAAAAAGCAACGGACGAGGCGAAATAATCTCTATATCGTTAAATGGATAAAAGTTCATAAACTTAACATTACTACTCAATGTTGGATGAGTTGTTGTTTCTGACGATCCGTTTTTAGGGGTATATTCCCCTCTTGCTGTACGATAGAAATCATAAAACTCACGCTGAATTGGATGTGTGTTTTCATCTAACTTATGTACAGTTCCGCTTGTATATTTTGTTTCCCCTCCAGCAAACTCAACATAACGTTGCTCGGCCGCATCGGCAATAATTTTTTTTCTCTCTGCAAGTGTTTGCGAATGATTCAATGCATTACGATTAGCCGATCCCAT
The nucleotide sequence above comes from Flavobacterium branchiarum. Encoded proteins:
- a CDS encoding cyclophilin-like fold protein, whose protein sequence is MKHFFLIIIIVFSFLKVFASCSKEEEKHTTNSINNEVMNSKIRIKIGLKTFSVTLSDNATGVAFKAMLPMKIIMKELNGNEKYFNLSDNLPVNTSNLLNIQNGDLMLYGNNTLVLFYKSFTTSYSYTNLGRIDDTTGLNDALGAGDVEVLFELE
- a CDS encoding alpha/beta hydrolase, which gives rise to MEEITATKFTTFKVSDNVTIYKVTFKNQYKLAITGHLFIPKNIKQNEKSPAIIVGHPMGAVKEQSADVYASNMAQRGFVALAIDLSFWGESEGQHRNAVLPDMYAEDFSAAVDFLGTRQYVDRNNIGVIGVCGSGSFVISAAKIDPRLKAVATVSMYDMGSANRNALNHSQTLAERKKIIADAAEQRYVEFAGGETKYTSGTVHKLDENTHPIQREFYDFYRTARGEYTPKNGSSETTTHPTLSSNVKFMNFYPFNDIEIISPRPLLFITGDKAHSKEFSEDAYKRAAEPKELYYVPNTGHVDLYDKTDLIPFDKLQDFFTKYLKG
- a CDS encoding WD40 repeat domain-containing protein, giving the protein MKNRIKISILNFLVIIFCNQMFAQTTTTKEILWTTDWSPNGKYIAIGGNVDILKIYDSSNLKVFKSLPIQNTITRVKWHPSKNIIAVATQMSGDKSSIIDLDTNKKIELNGISPDGARGIDWNYTGEYLAVTDNDGKIFIFNSKGDLIRQINNENTKTLTAVNWHPKKNIFITVSDKIRLFDISGNLLNSIQNREEEVMILSVAWHNSGSFFVTGDYGDEKTKSLLQYWDENGKLLKSIDISKGEYRNLAWNSKGTQLASASDALRIWDTKGNLASEGNSEDYLWGVSWNKQGDKIITSSMEQRIILWNNKAKRIITIE